One window of Medicago truncatula cultivar Jemalong A17 chromosome 2, MtrunA17r5.0-ANR, whole genome shotgun sequence genomic DNA carries:
- the LOC11434331 gene encoding aminotransferase ALD1, chloroplastic codes for MYKTSNFSSNSLQPRMLVNRFSCTLSNQRVRIGHSTKVPRNVNMEKLQHGYLFPEIERHELLHLKKYPHANVIDLGIGDTTKPLPAIVTSSMVDFVHGLSTAEGYKGYGPEQGEKALRKAIAHKVYKDLGIKPSEVFVSDGAQCDISRLQLLMGPNLKIAVQDPSFPAYIDSSVIIGHAGKFVDRIGKYENIEYMTCGPQTDFFPDLHTTSRAQLIFFCSPNNPTGHAATRKQLQQLVDFAKVNGSIIIYDSAYSAYITDGSPKSIYEIPGAREVAIEVSSFSKFAGFTGVRLGWTVVPEELLYSNGFPVLHDFNRIVCTCFNGASNISQAGGLACLSPEGLNAVQSLVDYYMENARILVTALTSLGLTVYGGKNAPYVWVRFPGSKSWDVFAEILENTHIITIPGSGFGPGGEGYIRISAFGQRDSIIEASERLKYLLY; via the exons ATGTACAAGACATCAAATTTCAGTTCAAATTCTTTGCAGCCTAGGATGTTAGTGAAcag GTTTTCATGTACCTTGAGTAACCAAAGAGTGAGAATTG GACACAGCACAAAGGTACCTCGGAATGTAAACATGGAGAAACTGCAACATGGCTATTTATTTCCTGAG ATTGAAAGACATGAGCTTCTTCACTTAAAGAAGTATCCACATGCAAATGTGATAGACCTTGGAATTGGTGATACTACAAAACCCTTACCAGCGATTGTAACATCAAGCATGGTTGAT TTTGTGCATGGTCTTTCAACAGCAGAAGGTTATAAAGGATATGGACCTGAGCAAGGTGAAAAG GCTTTGAGGAAGGCAATTGCTCATAAAGTTTACAAAGATCTAGGGATAAAACCCTCAGAGGTTTTTGTTTCAGATGGTGCACAATGTGATATTTCTCGTCTTCAG CTGCTTATGGGTCCCAATCTGAAGATAGCTGTACAGGATCCATCCTTTCCG GCCTACATAGACTCAAGTGTCATAATTGGTCATGCTGGCAAGTTTGTAGATAGAATTGgcaaatatgaaaacatagaaTACATGACATGTGGGCCTCAAACTGACTTTTTCCCAGATCTGCATACCACTTCAAGGGCACAACTAATTTTCTTCTGTTCACCTAACAATCCTACTGGCCATGCAGCAACAAGAAAACAATTGCAGCAACTTGTGGATTTTGCCAAAGTTAATGGATCAATCATTATCTATGACTCTGCATATTCTGCTTATATAACTGATGGTAGTCCTAAATCAATCTATGAAATTCCTGGAGCCAGAGAG GTTGCAATTGAAGTGTCATCCTTCTCTAAATTTGCCGGCTTCACAGGTGTTCGCCTTGGTTGGACAGTGGTCCCTGAAGAACTGTTATATTCAAACGGCTTCCCTGTTTTGCATGATTTCAACCGCATAGTGTGTACCTGCTTCAATGGAGCATCCAACATATCTCAGGCTGGGGGACTAGCATGTCTTTCCCCAGAGGGTCTTAAT GCTGTGCAGTCCCTTGTTGACTACTACATGGAGAATGCAAGAATACTGGTCACTGCTTTGACCTCTCTTGGTTTGACAGTTTATGGTGGTAAAAATGCACCCTATGTTTGGGTCCGATTTCCAGGCTCAAAGTCTTGGGATGTCTTTGCTGAAATTCTTGAGAATACACACATAATTACAATTCCAGGGAGTGGTTTTGGTCCAGGTGGTGAAGGGTATATAAGAATTAGTGCTTTTGGCCAGAGAGATTCTATTATTGAAGCCTCAGAGAGACTCAAATACCTTCTCTACTAG
- the LOC11418827 gene encoding high affinity sulfate transporter 2 has product MSQVFSDDAVSRAMEEIKSNPSSRGHGGAILPHMHKVSGPPKQTLFQDFKHSFNETFFSDDPFAKFKDQTKKRKFVLGLQSVFPILEWGRGYNLKSFKGDLISGLTIASLCIPQDIAYAKLANLEPQYALYTSFVAPLVYAFMGSSRDIAIGPVAVVSLLLGSLLSEEISDFKSPEYLALAFTSTFFAGVVQMALGVLRLGFLIDFLSHAAIVGFMGGAAITIALQQLKGLLGIKKFTKKTDIVSVMTSVFKAAHHGWNWQTIIIGLSFLVFLFITKYIAKKNKKLFWVSAMSPMICVIASTLSVYITRADKDGVAIVRHIEKGVNPLSINKLIFSGKYFSAAIRIGLISGMVALTEAVAIGRTFAAMKDYSLDGNREMVALGTMNVVGSLTSCYVATGSFSRSAVNYMAGCKTAVSNIVMATVLLLTLLVITPLFKYTPNAVLASIIIAAVMSLIDYEAAILLWKIDKFDFLACMGAFFGVIFKSVEVGLVIAVAISFAKILLQVTRPKTAVLGKLPGTTVYRNILQYPKAAQIPGMLIVRVDSAIYFSNSNYIKDRILKWLTDEEILRTSSEYPSIQHLIVEMSPVTDIDTSGIHSFEDLLKSLKKRDIQLLLANPGPIVIEKLHASKLSDLIGEDKIFLTVGDAVATFGPKGLDL; this is encoded by the exons ATGAGTCAAGTTTTTAGTGATGATGCTGTGTCAAGGGCCATGGAAGAAATAAAGAGCAATCCTTCATCACGTGGACACGGTGGTGCTATTCTTCCACATATGCACAAAGTTTCAGGTCCTCCTAAGCAGACACTTTTCCAAGATTTCAAACACAGTTTCAATGAAACTTTCTTCTCAGATGACCCTTTTGCCAAGTTTAAAGaccaaacaaagaaaagaaagtttgTTCTTGGACTCCAATCTGTTTTCCCTATTTTGGAATGGGGAAGAGGTTACAATCTTAAAAGTTTCAAGGGTGATTTGATTTCTGGACTCACCATTGCAAGTCTTTGCATTCCTCAG GATATTGCATATGCAAAGCTTGCAAATTTGGAACCTCAGTATGCACTAT ATACAAGTTTTGTTGCTCCTCTTGTGTATGCTTTCATGGGAAGTTCAAGAGATATTGCCATAGGACCAGTAGctgtggtgtctctcttgcttgGAAGTCTGCTTTCAGAGGAGATCAGTGACTTCAAAAGTCCTGAATACCTTGCTCTTGCTTTTACTTCCACTTTCTTTGCAGGAGTCGTTCAAATGGCACTTGGAGTTTTAAG GCTTGGTTTCTTGATTGACTTCCTATCTCATGCTGCCATTGTTGGATTCATGGGTGGAGCTGCCATTACTATTGCACTCCAACAACTTAAAGGTCTTCTTGGtataaaaaaattcaccaaGAAAACTGATATTGTTTCTGTCATGACATCGGTTTTTAAGGCAGCCCACCATGGG TGGAATTGGCAGACAATAATAATTGGACTATCATTCTTGGTCTTcctttttataacaaaatatatt GCTAAGAAGAATAAGAAACTCTTTTGGGTGTCTGCAATGTCTCCTATGATTTGTGTTATAGCGTCTACTCTTTCTGTTTACATTACAAGGGCAGACAAGGATGGAGTAGCAATT GTGAGACATATTGAGAAGGGTGTGAATCCATTatctattaataaattaattttcagtgGAAAATATTTTAGTGCTGCTATTCGGATTGGTTTGATTTCTGGTATGGTCGCACTCACG GAAGCTGTGGCTATTGGAAGAACATTTGCTGCTATGAAAGACTATTCACTAGATGGTAACAGAGAAATGGTGGCACTAGGAACAATGAACGTTGTTGGTTCTTTGACATCTTGCTACGTGGCTACAG gatCATTTTCTCGCTCAGCTGTGAACTATATGGCTGGTTGTAAAACTGCTGTATCAAACATAGTTATGGCCACAGTGTTGCTGTTAACTCTGTTAGTGATTACACCACTATTCAAGTACACTCCAAATGCAGTGCTTGCCTCAATTATTATAGCTGCCGTGATGAGCCTGATCGACTATGAAGCAGCCATTCTTCTGTGGAAGATTgacaaatttgattttctagCTTGCATGGGAGCCTTCTTTGGTGTCATCTTCAAAAGTGTTGAAGTTGGCCTTGTGATTGCG GTGGCAATATCTTTTGCCAAAATTCTTTTACAAGTGACAAGGCCAAAGACTGCAGTACTAGGGAAGCTTCCAGGGACAACTGTTTATAGGAACATCCTGCAATATCCTAAAGCAGCACAGATTCCAGGCATGTTGATTGTCAGGGTTGATTCTGCAATCTATTTCTCGAACTCCAACTACATCAAGGACAG AATATTGAAGTGGCTGACTGATGAAGAGATTCTAAGGACATCAAGTGAATATCCAAGTATACAACATCTCATTGTCGAAATGTCAC CTGTTACTGATATTGACACTAGTGGCATCCATTCCTTTGAAGATTTACTTAAGAGCCTCAAGAAAAGAGATATCCAG CTTCTCTTGGCAAACCCGGGACCAATTGTAATCGAGAAACTGCATGCATCGAAATTATCAGACTTAATCGGGGaagataaaatatttctaaCTGTAGGTGATGCTGTTGCAACTTTTGGTCCAAAGGGGTTAGATTTATGA
- the LOC11433861 gene encoding F-box/kelch-repeat protein At1g22040 gives MGNIIGPSNAKARRSAPASEIFPGESCKRQRLLSTCYEDDSRLIPSLPDEISAQILARVPRIHYLNLKSVSRAWKAALASSELFCLRKELGTTEEWLYILTKVNDNKLLWYALDPISGKWQRLPPMPNVFVEDEAKKGLAAIPHRMWSMLGSSIKIADVIMKWFIRKDALDQMPFCGCSIGAVDGCIYALGGFSKASAMKSVWRYDPVTNSWTEGSPMSVGRAYSKTGVLNNKLYVVGGVTRGRGGLNPLQSAEVYDPHTGTWSQLPNMPFAKAQVLPTAFLADLLKPIATGMTSYRGRLFVPQSLYCWPFFVDVGGEVYDPDINSWLEMPGGMGDGWPARQAGTKLSVTVNNDLYALDPSSSLNYAKIKVYDEEGDTWKVVAGDVPIHDFADSESPYLLASLLGKLHVITKDANHNIAVLQANMQNELASSQSMLSSPDSERAESSAESETEIWKVFASRSGRSSELVSCQSLKV, from the coding sequence ATGGGGAATATAATCGGTCCCAGCAATGCAAAGGCTAGGAGGAGTGCTCCAGCAAGTGAGATTTTTCCAGGTGAATCTTGCAAGAGACAGAGATTGTTGTCAACTTGTTATGAGGATGATTCAAGACTGATTCCTTCCCTTCCTGATGAGATATCAGCTCAGATTCTCGCTAGAGTACCTCGAATTCATTATTTGAATCTCAAGTCGGTTTCTCGGGCATGGAAGGCAGCCCTTGCGAGTTCGGAACTATTTTGTTTGAGAAAAGAACTTGGAACGACTGAAGAGTGGCTATACATATTAACAAAAGTCAATGATAATAAGCTGTTATGGTATGCCTTAGACCCTATTTCCGGAAAATGGCAAAGGTTACCTCCAATGCCAAATgtttttgttgaagatgaagCGAAAAAGGGTTTGGCTGCTATTCCCCATCGGATGTGGAGCATGTTGGGTTCAAGCATCAAAATTGCTGATGTTATCATGAAATGGTTTATAAGGAAAGATGCTTTGGATCAGATGCCATTCTGTGGTTGCTCCATTGGGGCTGTTGATGGTTGCATCTATGCTTTAGGGGGATTTTCTAAAGCTTCCGCTATGAAATCTGTTTGGCGGTATGATCCTGTTACCAACTCTTGGACCGAGGGTAGTCCAATGTCAGTTGGTAGAGCTTACAGCAAGACAGGTGTATTGAACAATAAGCTTTATGTTGTTGGAGGGGTTACTAGGGGTCGTGGTGGATTGAATCCTCTTCAATCTGCAGAAGTATATGATCCACACACCGGTACATGGTCCCAATTACCAAACATGCCTTTTGCAAAAGCTCAGGTGCTACCAACTGCTTTTCTGGCTGACTTGCTCAAGCCTATTGCTACGGGAATGACTTCATACAGGGGAAGGTTGTTTGTTCCTCAGAGTTTGTATTGTTGGCCGTTTTTCGTTGATGTTGGGGGAGAAGTTTATGATCCAGATATCAATTCTTGGCTTGAAATGCCAGGTGGCATGGGTGATGGTTGGCCTGCAAGGCAAGCTGGAACAAAATTGAGTGTTACTGTCAATAATGATCTGTATGCACTAGATCCTTCGAGTTCTCTCAACTATGCAAAGATTAAGGTATACGACGAGGAAGGTGATACTTGGAAAGTTGTTGCGGGAGATGTTCCTATTCATGATTTTGCTGATTCAGAATCTCCTTATCTTTTAGCTAGTTTACTTGGAAAACTTCACGTGATAACTAAAGATGCCAATCACAACATTGCAGTGTTGCAGGCTAACATGCAAAATGAGTTAGCTTCGTCCCAGTCAATGTTGTCATCACCAGATAGCGAACGTGCTGAATCATCAGCTGAATCAGAGACAGAAATTTGGAAGGTTTTCGCTTCTAGGAGTGGTAGATCTTCTGAGCTAGTTAGCTGTCAATCTCTTAAAGTGTGA